TGACTTTGTATTTTAGCTCTACGCCAGCAAAACCATTATAGAACTTGTCTGCATGAGGCGATTCTCCACCAAGATTATTGCTGTCAGAGAGATAAACAGCCTTATCTTCAAACTTTGGAGCTTTTGCGCTTGCCTTCATATTGATTTTATTCATACTCCGCATTTGAGCGCCGAAAATAAAAGAAGCTACAAGTTTATTCATAACTTCGTACCCAATGCCAAACTTAACTTGACCAAGGTCTTTTACATCAGATTTTAGGAATGCTGCCGCATTGCCTGCGATTTCAGCTTTGGCATGGATTTTTCCTTGTTGCCAGGAAATGCCTCCAGATAGAAGCAACAAAGGTAACTTTCCATAATCACAATCTCCAAAAGTTACTTCAGGTTTTGTTTTTGCTCCGCCAGGAAGAGTTATCTCTTCTTCCGTAGCCTTAATCTCCTTTGAAGGCACATCTACCGTTGCAGCGCCTCCCATAACAGCAACGAACCAGTCGAAGCCTGTTCCTAAAAACATGATATATATCCATTTTCTCCATTATATATGATGAGGTTAGCAAACCTGCTGTAAAAAAACAACACACTTTGTTTTCACGTTTTGATCTTGCTACACTTTAAAAAAAAGTACTGAAAAAAATGAAAAAGCCATATGTAATTGTCTTGGGCAATGAAAAGGGTGGAACAGGGAAGTCCACTTTGTCCATGCATCTTATAGTAAGTCTCTTGAGAAAGGGGCATAAAGTTGGATCTATAGATGTAGACGCGCGTCAAGGCACCTTGACCCGATATTTTCATAACAGAAAACGTCACCTTGAGAATAATCCATCTGCGAAGTTGCCGATGCCAGAGCATCATGAGTTGCACAAATCTGCAAATGATAATGTGACACAGGCACATAAAGAGGATGAAGAGAATTTTGCAGCGCTTATGGAAAAATTATCGCATTGTGATTATGTTGTGGTGGATACGCCAGGTAATGACACATATTTGTCACGAGTAGCGCATTCGTATGCATCTACATTAATTACACCGATTAATGACAGTTTTATTGACTTGGATATGTTGGTGCGTGTGAATGATAATTCTAAAGATGCCAAAGATATTAAGCCAAGCTTATACTCTCAAACGGTTTGGGAGCAAAA
The genomic region above belongs to Alphaproteobacteria bacterium and contains:
- a CDS encoding AAA family ATPase, with the protein product MKKPYVIVLGNEKGGTGKSTLSMHLIVSLLRKGHKVGSIDVDARQGTLTRYFHNRKRHLENNPSAKLPMPEHHELHKSANDNVTQAHKEDEENFAALMEKLSHCDYVVVDTPGNDTYLSRVAHSYASTLITPINDSFIDLDMLVRVNDNSKDAKDIKPSLYSQTVWEQKMKKAKRDGGQIDWIVVRNRLSNLSSNNNMEIEKILSALAPRIGFRLISGFTERVIFKELFLQGVTLLDLIEIGMQMRLSHIAARNELAVLIKAVFSSQDRVEKRAG